In the genome of Nocardia sp. NBC_00416, one region contains:
- a CDS encoding response regulator transcription factor produces the protein MRLLIVEDEKRLALALAKGLSAEGFAVDVVHDGTEGLHRATTADYDLIILDIMLPGMNGYRVCATLRAAGHETPVLMLTAKDGEYDEAEGLDTGADDYLSKPFSYVVLVARIRALLRRRTRGGAKVLRIGDLTVDPGTRTCRRGDREVSLTAKEFAVLEHLAVRAGEVVSKADILQHVWDFAYDGDPNIVEVYISTLRRKIDAPFGCRTILTVRGAGYRLAAERG, from the coding sequence ATGCGTCTGCTGATCGTGGAGGACGAGAAACGTCTGGCCCTCGCCCTGGCAAAAGGATTGTCCGCCGAGGGTTTCGCGGTGGACGTCGTGCACGACGGGACCGAAGGGCTGCACCGGGCGACCACCGCCGACTACGACCTGATCATCCTCGACATCATGCTGCCCGGTATGAACGGCTACCGGGTGTGCGCCACACTGCGGGCCGCGGGCCACGAGACTCCCGTCCTGATGCTCACGGCCAAGGACGGCGAATACGACGAGGCCGAGGGACTGGACACGGGCGCCGACGACTATCTCAGCAAGCCGTTCTCGTATGTGGTGCTGGTGGCCCGGATCCGCGCCCTGCTGCGCCGCCGGACCCGCGGCGGGGCGAAGGTACTGCGGATCGGCGACCTGACCGTCGATCCGGGCACGCGCACCTGCCGTCGCGGCGACAGGGAGGTATCGCTCACCGCCAAGGAGTTCGCGGTACTGGAGCACCTGGCCGTGCGAGCGGGTGAGGTGGTCTCCAAAGCCGATATCCTGCAGCATGTCTGGGACTTCGCCTACGACGGCGACCCCAATATCGTCGAGGTGTACATCAGCACGCTGCGCCGCAAGATCGATGCGCCCTTCGGCTGCCGGACCATCCTGACCGTCCGCGGGGCGGGGTACCGGCTGGCGGCCGAACGTGGTTGA
- a CDS encoding SGNH/GDSL hydrolase family protein, producing MTHDHSRTETDDPMLIAPDTARALLQGAPWRRYAVLGDSIARGVGDPTPGYREIGWADRVAESLTAVNPATAYLNTGRIGATSGQMLDEQLSRVLEFRPDLVHLSCGGNDLFHQGGDAGRLRANLDTAFSALAGTGAQLCVFTVADVWDSDRMAPMRPMRARMAELNAIVREFAARYDALLVDFWEHPLRLRPDLMSDDLIHFATAGHAVVATEMIRALSARIAMGARTA from the coding sequence ATGACCCACGACCACAGTCGCACCGAAACCGACGACCCGATGCTCATCGCACCGGACACCGCCCGGGCACTGCTACAGGGCGCCCCGTGGCGGCGTTACGCCGTACTCGGCGATTCCATCGCCCGCGGCGTCGGCGACCCTACCCCGGGCTACCGAGAGATCGGCTGGGCGGATCGCGTCGCCGAATCGCTCACCGCGGTGAACCCCGCAACGGCGTACCTGAACACCGGCCGGATCGGGGCAACCTCGGGCCAGATGCTCGACGAACAATTGTCGCGTGTCCTGGAATTCCGGCCCGACCTCGTGCACCTGAGCTGTGGCGGAAACGACCTGTTCCATCAGGGCGGCGATGCCGGTCGACTGCGCGCGAACCTCGACACGGCGTTCTCCGCCCTGGCCGGAACCGGCGCACAACTCTGCGTTTTCACGGTGGCCGATGTATGGGACAGCGATCGGATGGCGCCGATGCGGCCGATGCGCGCACGGATGGCAGAGCTCAACGCGATCGTCCGCGAGTTCGCCGCCCGTTACGACGCGCTCCTGGTGGACTTCTGGGAACATCCGCTGCGCCTGCGACCGGATCTGATGAGCGACGATCTCATCCATTTCGCGACTGCCGGGCACGCGGTGGTCGCCACCGAGATGATCCGCGCGCTGTCGGCACGTATCGCCATGGGCGCGCGGACGGCCTGA
- a CDS encoding TetR/AcrR family transcriptional regulator: MTRGSNPAGDRRVRRTRSALQRAVIELVEERDLSRIGVADVAERAGVSRSTFYDHYTDVHELAESACTSTIDDLIESLSGLMDDGQAEPECSTRPLEAFFTELAEHAGLYRSLLGPEGSARVIDHVRCRATAAVRGGMLRGVANEHVDVDSETSGAADVSAAFTAGALISVATDWLHGGCARSPAEMATLTGPLVAACGHGADPAGRQFTTTR; encoded by the coding sequence ATGACTCGAGGGAGTAATCCGGCCGGCGATCGCCGGGTGCGTCGCACCCGATCCGCGCTGCAACGCGCGGTGATCGAACTGGTGGAGGAGCGGGATCTGTCCCGGATCGGCGTGGCCGATGTCGCCGAGCGCGCCGGCGTGAGCCGCTCCACCTTCTACGACCACTACACCGATGTGCACGAACTGGCCGAATCCGCCTGCACCTCGACGATCGACGATCTGATCGAATCCCTGTCCGGGCTGATGGACGACGGGCAAGCGGAACCCGAGTGCTCGACTCGCCCGCTGGAGGCGTTCTTCACCGAATTGGCCGAGCACGCGGGCCTCTACCGGAGCCTGCTGGGGCCCGAGGGCAGCGCCCGCGTCATCGACCATGTGCGCTGTCGCGCGACGGCGGCCGTCCGCGGCGGTATGCTGCGCGGCGTCGCGAACGAGCATGTCGATGTGGACAGCGAAACGTCAGGTGCGGCCGATGTCTCGGCGGCGTTCACCGCGGGCGCGTTGATCTCCGTCGCCACCGACTGGCTACACGGGGGTTGCGCGCGTTCGCCCGCGGAGATGGCCACCCTGACCGGACCGCTGGTGGCCGCCTGCGGCCACGGCGCGGATCCGGCAGGGCGTCAGTTCACCACCACCAGATAA
- a CDS encoding sensor histidine kinase: protein MVERARRGRARWSSVRARTTTAATAVVAVALTAAGLIVLAALRDNLVESADLQAGNTARDISAQLEAGTELAQLRLPDPEDEPVQVVSADGRVLAADEDLRGRPPMADFGPYSAAGDGGDADEAENEDTGADDQDEDDDETEDEAEDDDEDDSDGAAGALGAGGGTEGDAGAVSAGGVRTGPADSTPTTTDPVFGQTLLTVGDADPAGYRIAALAATTRDGQQVTIYAGASLDTADSAVTDVRRAMLIGLPLLLAVVAAVTWLVTRWALRPVESIRAELAEIMHGDLSRRVPEPAARDEIARLAATTNDTLAALERSSERQRRFIADAAHELRSPIASLRTQLEVAQAHPGLLELDGLLGDTVRLEHLAADLLLLARLDAGEQPRADRVELAALIGDELDHRVGDRLRVDSVLPDEPVVLTGSRTQIARVLGNLVDNAQRHAATEVRVSLEQRNGTATLVVDDDGPGVPAADRERIFQRFVRLDDARSRDEGGAGLGLAIVRDVIERHGGAIRVETGSGGGARFVVEFPVSQ, encoded by the coding sequence GTGGTTGAGCGTGCGCGGCGCGGACGAGCGCGGTGGAGTTCGGTCCGGGCGCGCACCACCACCGCGGCGACGGCGGTCGTCGCGGTGGCGCTGACGGCCGCCGGGCTGATCGTGCTCGCGGCGCTGCGTGACAATCTCGTCGAGAGCGCGGATCTGCAGGCCGGTAACACCGCCCGTGACATCTCCGCCCAGCTCGAGGCCGGGACCGAACTCGCTCAGCTGCGGCTGCCGGACCCCGAAGACGAACCGGTTCAGGTTGTTTCGGCGGACGGCCGCGTGCTCGCGGCCGACGAGGATCTGCGCGGGCGTCCTCCGATGGCCGATTTCGGGCCGTATTCGGCGGCGGGGGACGGTGGCGACGCCGACGAGGCAGAGAATGAGGACACCGGTGCGGACGACCAGGACGAAGACGACGACGAGACAGAGGACGAGGCAGAGGACGACGACGAGGACGATTCGGACGGTGCCGCCGGGGCGCTCGGGGCAGGCGGCGGCACGGAGGGCGACGCCGGTGCGGTGAGCGCCGGCGGCGTGCGCACCGGTCCCGCCGACAGCACACCCACCACCACCGATCCGGTGTTCGGCCAGACCCTGTTGACCGTCGGCGACGCCGACCCCGCCGGTTACCGTATCGCCGCACTCGCGGCCACCACGCGGGACGGACAACAGGTGACGATCTACGCGGGGGCGTCCCTGGATACCGCCGACAGCGCGGTGACCGATGTGCGCCGTGCCATGCTGATCGGCCTGCCCTTATTGCTCGCGGTCGTGGCGGCGGTGACCTGGCTGGTCACCAGATGGGCGCTGCGTCCGGTGGAGTCCATCCGGGCCGAACTCGCCGAGATCATGCACGGTGATCTGTCACGGCGCGTCCCCGAACCCGCCGCCCGCGACGAGATCGCTCGATTGGCCGCCACCACGAACGACACCCTCGCGGCACTCGAGCGCTCCTCGGAGCGACAGCGCCGCTTCATCGCCGACGCCGCGCACGAACTGCGCAGCCCCATCGCCAGCCTGCGCACTCAACTCGAGGTGGCCCAGGCGCATCCGGGGCTGCTCGAATTGGACGGCCTGCTCGGCGACACCGTGCGGCTGGAACATCTTGCCGCCGATCTGCTGCTCCTGGCACGGCTCGACGCGGGCGAACAGCCCCGGGCCGACCGAGTGGAGTTGGCGGCCCTGATCGGGGACGAGCTGGACCACCGGGTCGGCGACCGTCTCCGGGTCGATTCCGTCCTGCCGGACGAACCGGTCGTGCTCACCGGCAGCCGGACTCAGATCGCCCGTGTCCTGGGCAATCTCGTCGACAACGCCCAGCGACATGCGGCGACGGAGGTGCGCGTGAGCCTCGAACAGCGCAACGGCACCGCGACCCTCGTCGTCGACGACGACGGTCCCGGGGTACCCGCGGCCGACCGGGAACGGATATTCCAGAGATTCGTCCGACTCGACGATGCCCGCAGCCGCGACGAGGGCGGCGCCGGCCTGGGCCTGGCCATCGTCCGCGATGTGATCGAGCGGCACGGCGGTGCGATCCGGGTCGAGACCGGCTCCGGCGGCGGCGCCCGGTTCGTCGTCGAATTCCCTGTATCGCAATAG
- a CDS encoding dienelactone hydrolase family protein — MPLLSATVRIEQKVTLMPVIELSAPDGAIAAVREAPEGAGPWPGVVLLHDAVGLTADLRRNARMIADNGYLVIAPDLFARGPRCVPGVFRDLLFTGDGKAVRDILAALQRIRDDSSCTGRVAVAGFCMGGGFALLTAPRGFDAAAPFYPTGRGKYAQMLRGSCPIVASYGRLDPINIGRGDRLARVLDDSGVAHDVKTYPGVTHGFANELPVDPVLRVAGLGYDADAADDAWRRVFAFFGQHLKTSLPQ, encoded by the coding sequence GTGCCGCTGTTGTCCGCGACGGTCCGGATAGAACAGAAGGTGACGCTGATGCCGGTGATCGAGTTGTCCGCGCCCGACGGCGCCATTGCCGCCGTCCGGGAGGCGCCCGAGGGCGCCGGACCGTGGCCCGGCGTGGTCCTGTTGCACGACGCGGTCGGTCTGACCGCCGACCTCCGCCGTAACGCCCGCATGATCGCCGATAACGGGTACCTGGTGATCGCCCCCGATCTGTTCGCCCGCGGTCCCCGCTGCGTGCCCGGGGTATTCCGCGACCTGCTGTTCACCGGCGACGGAAAGGCCGTGCGCGATATCCTCGCCGCGCTGCAGCGGATACGCGACGACTCGTCGTGTACGGGCCGGGTCGCGGTGGCCGGTTTTTGTATGGGCGGTGGTTTCGCGTTGCTGACCGCGCCCCGTGGTTTCGACGCCGCCGCCCCGTTCTATCCGACCGGCCGGGGTAAGTACGCGCAGATGTTGCGGGGCAGCTGCCCGATCGTCGCGAGCTACGGGCGGCTGGACCCGATCAATATCGGGCGCGGGGACCGGTTGGCGCGGGTGCTGGATGATTCCGGGGTGGCGCACGATGTGAAGACCTATCCGGGTGTCACCCATGGGTTCGCCAATGAGCTGCCGGTCGATCCGGTGCTTCGGGTGGCCGGCCTCGGTTACGACGCGGACGCCGCCGATGATGCGTGGCGCCGGGTCTTCGCGTTCTTCGGTCAGCACCTGAAAACCTCGTTGCCGCAATAA
- a CDS encoding TetR/AcrR family transcriptional regulator codes for MTEATTDQRLVKGARSRAVIARHAADVASVEGLAGVSIGRLAGDLGISKSGIATLFKTKEALQLAAIRAGREVFVEQIITPSLREPRGSARVRALIDRWLAYITDPVFPGGCFRATVLAEFDSRPGPVRDAVAGDHDDWMEFLAAEIRKAQEMGELAERDAEALAFEIDAIVGAANIARQLGDEARVATARQIVDRLLE; via the coding sequence ATGACAGAGGCGACAACGGACCAGCGGCTGGTCAAAGGCGCCCGGTCCCGAGCTGTGATCGCGCGCCATGCCGCCGATGTGGCATCGGTCGAAGGGCTCGCGGGCGTCAGTATCGGCAGGCTGGCCGGCGATCTGGGTATCAGCAAGAGCGGGATCGCCACCCTGTTCAAGACGAAGGAGGCGCTGCAACTGGCGGCGATCCGGGCCGGGCGCGAGGTGTTCGTCGAACAGATCATCACGCCCAGCCTGCGGGAGCCGCGTGGATCGGCCAGAGTGCGCGCCCTGATCGACCGGTGGCTCGCCTACATCACCGACCCGGTTTTCCCCGGCGGCTGTTTCCGTGCCACGGTGCTGGCCGAATTCGACAGCAGGCCGGGGCCGGTGCGCGATGCCGTCGCCGGCGACCACGACGACTGGATGGAATTCCTGGCCGCCGAGATACGCAAGGCCCAGGAGATGGGTGAGCTGGCCGAACGCGACGCCGAGGCGCTGGCCTTCGAGATCGACGCGATCGTCGGCGCCGCGAATATCGCCCGGCAGCTCGGCGACGAGGCGCGGGTCGCGACCGCGCGACAGATCGTGGACCGGCTGCTGGAGTGA
- a CDS encoding NAD(P)-binding domain-containing protein: MAPEAAEPAQPDFPILVIGAGQSGLSAGYHLRRHGLVPGRDFLIVDHSPGPGGAWQFRWPSLTLSTVNRVHDLPGMSFEENLPTAASGAADAGVAAATAVPHYYRRYEEHFELRVRRPVSVRVVCDRSERDGLLHAETDRAGTLRVRGLINGTGTWEHPFIPHYRGAQAFAGRQLHTRDYRRPQDFTGQHVVVVGGGISAVQLLDEISRVTATTWVTRSEPAFRDTAFDADAGRRAVAVVEDRVRRGLPPGSVVSVTGLPLDDRVRAALDRGALRRRPMFDHIEPDGVRWADGSFQPAQVILWATGFRSALDHLAPLRLRGPGGGITMTGRLATRVAADPRIHLIGYGPSASTVGANRAGRAAAAELTDHLGLDQD, translated from the coding sequence ATGGCGCCCGAGGCAGCGGAACCGGCACAACCGGATTTCCCGATACTGGTGATCGGCGCCGGGCAGTCCGGATTGTCGGCGGGCTATCACCTGCGGCGGCACGGCCTCGTGCCCGGGCGGGACTTTCTCATCGTCGACCACTCCCCCGGCCCCGGCGGCGCCTGGCAGTTCCGCTGGCCGTCACTGACGCTGAGCACCGTGAACCGGGTGCACGATCTTCCCGGTATGTCGTTCGAGGAGAATCTCCCGACCGCCGCGTCCGGAGCCGCTGACGCCGGAGTAGCCGCCGCGACGGCGGTCCCGCACTACTACCGGCGCTACGAAGAGCATTTCGAGCTGCGGGTGCGCCGGCCGGTCAGCGTGCGAGTGGTCTGTGACCGGTCCGAACGCGACGGACTGCTGCACGCGGAAACCGACCGGGCGGGAACCCTGCGGGTGCGGGGTCTGATCAACGGCACCGGCACCTGGGAGCACCCCTTCATCCCGCACTACCGCGGCGCGCAGGCCTTCGCCGGCCGCCAACTGCACACCCGCGACTATCGCCGTCCGCAGGATTTCACCGGACAGCACGTAGTGGTGGTCGGGGGCGGTATCTCGGCGGTCCAGTTGCTCGACGAGATATCCCGGGTCACTGCCACCACCTGGGTCACCCGGTCCGAACCCGCGTTCCGGGATACGGCATTCGACGCCGACGCGGGACGCCGCGCCGTGGCGGTCGTGGAGGATCGGGTGCGCCGCGGACTGCCACCCGGTTCGGTCGTGTCGGTAACCGGACTTCCGCTCGATGACCGCGTCCGAGCGGCCCTCGACCGCGGCGCCCTGCGCCGGCGCCCCATGTTCGACCACATCGAACCCGACGGCGTGCGCTGGGCCGACGGCAGCTTCCAACCCGCGCAGGTGATCCTGTGGGCCACCGGATTCCGCAGCGCCCTCGACCATCTGGCGCCGCTGCGGCTGCGCGGCCCCGGCGGTGGCATCACCATGACCGGCCGCCTGGCGACTCGGGTCGCGGCGGATCCACGTATCCACCTGATCGGCTACGGGCCCTCGGCGAGCACCGTCGGCGCGAATCGCGCCGGCCGCGCGGCGGCGGCCGAACTCACGGATCACCTCGGCCTGGATCAGGATTGA
- a CDS encoding MBL fold metallo-hydrolase, producing METRTDEIADGIYRFSTFVPEVGPTGFTFNQFFVDAAEPLLFHTGMRALFPAVSAAIARIRPVEELRWITFGHVEADECGAMNLFLAAAPRAQVAHGVVGCEVSIDDLADRLPRRLADDEVIDVGDRRIQHLDTPHAPHNWEARVLYDQTTNVLFCGDLMTQLGNGPALTDADLVGPAAVAEDLFHATSLGPAVPAALRRLADLRPTTLAVMHGSSFTGNGETALRDLASVYDERIAADRTGAPRA from the coding sequence ATGGAAACCAGAACAGACGAGATCGCCGACGGAATCTACCGATTCTCCACTTTCGTCCCCGAGGTGGGACCCACCGGGTTCACCTTCAATCAGTTCTTCGTCGACGCCGCGGAACCGCTGCTGTTCCACACCGGAATGCGGGCGCTCTTTCCGGCCGTATCCGCGGCGATAGCGCGTATCAGGCCGGTCGAGGAACTGCGCTGGATCACCTTCGGCCACGTGGAAGCCGACGAATGCGGCGCGATGAACCTCTTCCTGGCGGCGGCCCCGCGAGCGCAGGTGGCGCACGGAGTGGTGGGTTGCGAGGTCTCGATCGACGATTTGGCCGACCGGCTGCCACGCCGATTGGCCGATGACGAGGTCATCGATGTGGGTGACCGCCGGATCCAGCATCTGGATACCCCGCACGCACCGCACAACTGGGAAGCGCGCGTCCTCTACGACCAGACCACCAATGTGCTGTTCTGCGGTGATCTGATGACCCAGCTCGGCAACGGCCCCGCCCTGACCGATGCCGACCTGGTCGGACCGGCGGCCGTCGCCGAGGATCTGTTCCACGCGACCTCGCTCGGCCCCGCCGTGCCCGCGGCGCTGCGGCGACTCGCGGACCTGCGCCCCACCACGTTGGCCGTCATGCACGGATCGAGTTTCACCGGGAACGGCGAGACGGCGTTACGCGATCTCGCGTCGGTCTACGACGAGCGGATCGCCGCCGATCGGACCGGCGCACCCCGGGCGTGA
- the lppU gene encoding LppU family putative lipoprotein yields the protein MSRRFPGFRIPGVLAGLVVLSCVVLTLSSCTSGEEAQSSPASPAVTVAGQNGDDEGGDVDFDAAIGDCVALSGTMMDAKIDHAQCGTEDSNYKVVAKTATKDGCASDVDQTYYVTLGGAEQGALCLDIDWVEGQCMTVPTGSDSPTHSPCTPGKPDTVHVLKILTGTTDESGCPAEATSYYTYAERQLVTCVAEV from the coding sequence ATGTCCAGACGTTTCCCCGGGTTCCGCATTCCCGGCGTGCTGGCCGGTTTGGTCGTACTGAGCTGTGTGGTACTGACGTTGTCCTCGTGTACCAGCGGTGAGGAGGCGCAGAGCTCGCCGGCCTCCCCCGCTGTCACCGTTGCCGGCCAGAACGGTGACGACGAGGGCGGCGATGTCGACTTCGACGCCGCCATCGGCGATTGCGTCGCGCTGTCGGGCACGATGATGGACGCGAAGATCGACCACGCGCAGTGCGGCACGGAGGACTCGAACTACAAGGTGGTCGCGAAGACAGCGACCAAAGACGGCTGCGCGTCGGATGTGGACCAGACCTACTACGTGACACTGGGCGGCGCGGAACAGGGCGCCCTGTGCCTCGATATCGACTGGGTCGAAGGTCAGTGCATGACGGTGCCCACCGGAAGCGACAGCCCCACCCACAGCCCGTGCACTCCGGGTAAGCCGGACACGGTCCACGTCCTGAAGATCCTGACCGGTACCACCGACGAATCCGGATGCCCTGCCGAGGCCACCAGCTACTACACCTATGCGGAACGCCAGCTCGTCACCTGTGTAGCCGAGGTGTAG
- a CDS encoding NADPH-dependent F420 reductase, whose protein sequence is MVSTLGLIGSGMIGGALARLAVAAGLDVVLSNSRGPETLADLVTELGPNARAATPSEAARAGDLVVATIPLHAYEQLPVDALTGKIVIDTMNYYPQRDDRIPLLDSNELTSSSMVQGHLAGSRVVKVCNNIDFRRLQTLARPTGAADRSALPLAGDDASARSEVARLLSTLGYDTVDIGTLADSWRSEPGTPVYVQPYFPEQPPTDLGPEAAFHWFMQTPGTAVARRRIEELTSTAVRGVAGGRFPA, encoded by the coding sequence ATGGTCAGCACCCTCGGACTCATCGGAAGCGGCATGATCGGCGGCGCCCTGGCCCGCCTCGCCGTCGCGGCCGGGCTGGACGTCGTCCTCAGCAACTCCCGCGGCCCGGAGACCCTCGCCGACCTCGTGACCGAACTCGGGCCGAACGCCCGGGCGGCCACACCGTCGGAGGCGGCGCGAGCCGGCGATCTGGTCGTGGCCACGATTCCACTCCACGCCTACGAGCAGCTTCCCGTCGACGCGTTGACCGGCAAGATCGTGATCGACACCATGAACTACTACCCACAGCGAGACGACCGCATCCCGCTCCTGGACTCGAACGAGCTGACCTCCAGTTCGATGGTGCAGGGACATCTCGCCGGATCCCGTGTCGTCAAGGTGTGCAACAACATCGATTTCCGCCGGTTGCAGACCCTGGCCCGGCCGACCGGTGCAGCCGATCGCAGCGCGCTCCCCCTCGCGGGAGACGACGCGTCCGCCCGTTCCGAGGTGGCGCGACTGCTGAGCACCCTCGGCTACGACACAGTGGATATCGGCACGCTCGCCGACAGCTGGCGTAGCGAACCCGGCACCCCGGTCTACGTGCAGCCGTACTTTCCCGAGCAGCCGCCGACGGACCTCGGTCCCGAAGCGGCCTTCCACTGGTTCATGCAGACCCCGGGAACCGCGGTGGCCCGCCGCCGGATCGAAGAATTGACCAGCACGGCCGTCCGCGGCGTCGCCGGCGGACGATTCCCCGCATAG
- a CDS encoding MFS transporter produces MTETPVRFTDPPSTATATGALLVASGAAFIAFLDLSVVNIAFPSLARDHPDTSTTTLTWVVSGYAVAFAALLTPGGRVADALGRRRLFLVALAGFALTSLLCGLAPTVGWLVAGRVLQGATAALMVPAALGSVLSVTPRERIGAAIGAWSAAGGLAAVVGPALGGVLVEAFGWRSIFVINVPIALALVVAGLRLRVSDTRQPGSAVPDPLGTVLVALGLGGLVAGVTEGQSWGWTAPETLVVLGLGAVLALAALLRSVRHPNPAIAVELWRSRAFALANAASFAFGAAMFAWLLAGPMFLDEVWGYSILTSAAALTVGAVASMVTATLTGRIVAPGIRRWVGVLGALMFTATLIWMSTDMFGATPALWSAWVPAGLLGGGGVGIVVTVLGATAARALPPHQFAAGTGMNLTARQLGGALGVAVLAAVFAAHPADTLAAFHSLFALCAGIAAVSACLIALPAQQESP; encoded by the coding sequence ATGACCGAAACGCCCGTGCGGTTCACCGACCCGCCGTCCACCGCAACCGCCACCGGCGCGCTGCTCGTCGCCAGCGGTGCGGCCTTCATCGCCTTCCTCGACCTCTCGGTCGTGAACATCGCCTTCCCCTCCCTCGCCCGCGACCACCCGGACACCTCGACCACCACCTTGACCTGGGTGGTCAGTGGTTACGCCGTCGCCTTCGCCGCGCTGCTCACCCCCGGCGGACGGGTTGCGGACGCGCTGGGACGGCGTCGGCTCTTCCTGGTCGCTCTCGCCGGGTTCGCCCTCACGTCACTGCTGTGCGGACTCGCGCCCACTGTGGGCTGGCTCGTCGCCGGACGCGTACTGCAGGGCGCGACGGCGGCGTTGATGGTGCCCGCGGCACTCGGATCGGTGCTCAGCGTCACGCCACGAGAACGTATCGGCGCCGCCATCGGAGCCTGGTCGGCAGCCGGTGGCCTCGCCGCGGTCGTGGGTCCCGCGCTCGGCGGCGTCCTTGTCGAAGCGTTCGGCTGGCGTTCGATTTTCGTGATCAATGTGCCGATCGCGCTCGCGCTCGTCGTCGCGGGCCTGCGCCTGCGCGTATCCGACACCCGGCAGCCCGGCAGCGCCGTCCCGGATCCGCTCGGCACCGTCCTGGTCGCACTCGGCCTGGGCGGGCTCGTCGCGGGGGTGACCGAGGGCCAGAGCTGGGGCTGGACCGCCCCCGAGACCCTGGTCGTACTCGGCCTCGGGGCCGTGCTCGCCCTCGCGGCACTGCTGCGCTCGGTCCGGCATCCGAATCCGGCCATCGCCGTGGAACTCTGGCGGAGTAGAGCGTTCGCGCTGGCGAACGCCGCTTCGTTCGCCTTCGGTGCGGCCATGTTCGCGTGGCTGCTGGCCGGACCGATGTTCCTCGACGAAGTGTGGGGGTATTCGATTCTCACGTCCGCGGCGGCGCTGACCGTGGGCGCGGTGGCCTCGATGGTGACCGCGACCCTCACCGGCCGCATCGTCGCACCGGGCATTCGCCGGTGGGTCGGAGTACTCGGCGCACTGATGTTCACAGCCACCCTCATCTGGATGAGCACCGACATGTTCGGTGCGACACCGGCGTTGTGGTCGGCGTGGGTCCCGGCCGGACTGCTCGGCGGCGGCGGCGTCGGGATCGTGGTGACGGTCCTGGGCGCCACCGCGGCACGTGCGCTACCGCCGCATCAGTTCGCCGCGGGCACCGGGATGAATCTCACCGCGCGGCAACTGGGCGGCGCGCTCGGCGTCGCCGTACTGGCCGCGGTATTCGCGGCCCACCCTGCCGACACCCTCGCCGCCTTCCACTCACTGTTCGCTCTGTGCGCCGGTATCGCCGCAGTATCGGCCTGCCTCATCGCCCTCCCCGCACAACAGGAGTCACCATGA
- a CDS encoding PepSY domain-containing protein, translated as MASVFRHAVAGLRWILIGAVVAAVVVGASIGVASVTLGHDRSGDSVSLGSPEPQWALVADPTIERQQAMDAAAAAVPDSRAVSAEFDTEHRRAVWEVEVVTSAGVEYDVTIDADTGEVVGAIDRD; from the coding sequence ATGGCAAGCGTCTTTCGCCACGCGGTCGCCGGTCTTCGCTGGATTCTCATCGGCGCCGTGGTCGCGGCCGTGGTCGTCGGGGCCAGTATCGGTGTCGCGTCGGTAACTCTCGGTCACGATCGGTCCGGCGATTCGGTCTCCCTCGGCAGTCCGGAACCGCAGTGGGCGTTGGTCGCCGATCCCACGATCGAACGGCAGCAGGCCATGGATGCGGCGGCGGCCGCGGTGCCGGACAGCCGCGCGGTCTCGGCCGAGTTCGATACCGAGCACCGCCGGGCGGTCTGGGAGGTCGAGGTCGTGACCTCGGCCGGTGTGGAGTACGACGTGACGATCGACGCGGATACCGGCGAGGTCGTCGGTGCCATCGATCGCGATTGA